Proteins encoded within one genomic window of Acidobacteriota bacterium:
- a CDS encoding PspA/IM30 family protein gives MWTRLKRLFRSIFGGIISDAENPELILQQLMRDMQDEVPKMRNNVAQVMAGEKRLAAEVERSQTQLVQLDAKVKAAIRTGNDDIATTLISQMQTAQRGLETTKMQHEQAKNASVKAREFLDNYMLQFERRKAEAMQLLAANRQAQMQEQVAQTMASFQMGDNSQTFDDMREKIANRVAGAEARAELASTGLDSRMQSIDREIANVEAQDMLLAYKQQMGLAPATPQAALGEGAPSVNMEKTLGAAEGVPQQRQKLTE, from the coding sequence ATGTGGACACGTCTCAAACGGCTCTTTCGTTCGATCTTTGGCGGCATCATCTCGGATGCGGAAAACCCTGAATTGATCTTGCAACAGCTCATGCGCGATATGCAGGACGAAGTGCCGAAGATGCGCAACAACGTCGCCCAAGTGATGGCGGGCGAAAAACGGCTGGCAGCCGAAGTGGAACGCTCACAAACCCAACTCGTCCAGCTAGACGCCAAGGTCAAAGCCGCGATTCGCACCGGCAATGATGACATTGCCACGACCTTGATCTCACAGATGCAAACAGCGCAGCGCGGTCTCGAAACGACCAAGATGCAACACGAGCAGGCCAAAAACGCTTCGGTCAAGGCGCGCGAGTTCCTGGATAATTACATGCTCCAATTTGAGCGCCGCAAGGCCGAGGCGATGCAACTGCTCGCGGCCAATCGCCAGGCGCAGATGCAGGAACAGGTCGCGCAAACTATGGCGAGCTTTCAGATGGGCGACAATTCGCAGACCTTTGACGACATGCGCGAGAAGATCGCCAATCGCGTGGCCGGCGCCGAAGCCCGCGCGGAATTGGCCTCCACCGGCCTTGATTCGCGTATGCAAAGCATTGATCGCGAGATCGCCAACGTCGAAGCGCAAGATATGCTGCTGGCTTACAAACAGCAGATGGGCTTGGCGCCCGCCACTCCGCAAGCCGCCCTGGGCGAAGGCGCGCCATCGGTCAATATGGAAAAAACACTCGGCGCGGCTGAAGGCGTGCCCCAACAACGCCAGAAATTAACGGAATAG
- a CDS encoding energy transducer TonB, with protein MSYRQMNPFHVHACFCLLALALLLPGFAQGQDKPAQNQMPDATAPIYVTARIFQLSAKKGGSPEVSDQVFRMKTAGLPDEEKWLAAFRKTYPGLNLALLQTASLRVFRTAKPGIITFAQQGGRTLQIQIFGAYSPGDGVTPGTTLISEIGLHMVNSNTPLTLSMQPLEVESGMTYYFAAPRLKMSDKDYADFIRKGLPTAAFADEDHYIGCAFSVELERPAQTMRVFNEQQSAVLVTAAEKKVQPELTAALKQTSFSGRIQVRVEIAPDGKVVRALTHNSTLPEMNGAAVAAARQWEFSPALFAENKDQISGLLTFDFTAPETKPAAPKQQSSN; from the coding sequence ATGTCATATCGTCAAATGAATCCGTTTCATGTTCATGCCTGCTTTTGCCTCTTGGCGCTAGCGCTGTTGCTGCCAGGTTTTGCACAAGGGCAGGACAAACCCGCGCAAAACCAAATGCCTGATGCCACCGCGCCCATTTATGTCACGGCGCGCATCTTTCAACTCAGCGCCAAGAAAGGCGGCTCTCCCGAAGTCAGCGATCAGGTCTTTCGCATGAAAACGGCGGGCTTGCCTGATGAAGAGAAGTGGCTGGCGGCTTTTCGGAAAACTTATCCGGGCCTGAACCTGGCGCTGCTGCAAACCGCCAGCCTGCGCGTGTTCCGCACCGCTAAACCGGGCATCATCACGTTTGCCCAACAAGGCGGACGCACTCTGCAAATTCAAATTTTCGGCGCTTACAGCCCCGGCGATGGCGTCACCCCCGGCACTACGCTGATTTCCGAAATCGGCCTGCATATGGTGAATAGCAACACGCCGCTGACGCTTTCCATGCAACCGTTGGAGGTCGAGTCCGGCATGACTTATTACTTTGCCGCCCCGCGCCTCAAAATGAGCGACAAGGATTATGCCGACTTTATTCGCAAGGGCCTGCCAACCGCTGCTTTCGCCGACGAAGATCATTACATCGGCTGCGCCTTTTCGGTCGAGTTGGAACGCCCGGCCCAAACCATGCGCGTGTTCAACGAACAGCAATCCGCCGTGCTCGTGACCGCGGCGGAAAAGAAGGTGCAGCCGGAATTGACAGCCGCCCTAAAGCAGACCAGCTTCAGCGGGCGCATACAAGTGCGCGTCGAAATCGCGCCCGACGGCAAAGTGGTGCGCGCCTTGACGCACAATTCAACCTTGCCGGAAATGAATGGCGCCGCCGTCGCGGCAGCGCGGCAATGGGAATTTTCGCCGGCTTTGTTTGCCGAGAACAAAGACCAGATCAGTGGGCTGTTGACGTTTGACTTCACTGCACCTGAGACGAAACCAGCAGCACCCAAACAACAATCATCCAACTGA
- a CDS encoding ATP-binding protein, whose protein sequence is MPTTTHSLNTAAQLPTWAAELARKYRAGEANHFLLHHNVYDLSQTRHGYVSLLSFLQQELLGNKRIVLYNRSEGITFDSDETMRAFVAQQRVADPLLGLQTSGQNASQLPHDAGRALPLIERFLYFGERVAVVLNFAETILPAGEISSLSGEDRTALVSLQRWLTSARLFDTDNIVILIAEAFTDVHPRIRENSRLALVKIPYPDETQRLAYLSEFLKNYPISKVEMKQEQLAALTSGLNLVHTRSLLCAARESDDGLTYEDVRLKKKEIIEAECAGLIEFVTPRHGLDSVGGLDGAKNYLRDIAQTIKSGNTDEAPMGILMCGPVGTGKTFLAECFAKDCGLNAVEFKNFRDKWVGSTEANLEKILNLLQTLAPIVVLIDEADAALGNREGDGDSGTSSRVFSKIAAAMSNTENRGRILWILMTSRPDRLPIDLKRQGRCEEHIALFYPETPADRQAIAEAMTRKLKLNHTITDWMPITQNELHLSGADIESILIRARRLARLAGRKEIAQDDLANAAFEFTPARDEQAIEYQELAAAREATSRSMLPERFKQMTSAEMGVRIDALRLMRQ, encoded by the coding sequence ATGCCCACCACCACCCACTCGCTCAACACCGCCGCACAACTCCCCACCTGGGCCGCCGAACTCGCGCGCAAGTACCGCGCGGGCGAGGCGAACCACTTCCTGCTGCACCACAACGTTTACGATCTCAGCCAAACGCGCCATGGCTATGTTTCGCTGCTCAGCTTTCTGCAACAGGAATTGCTGGGCAACAAACGCATCGTGCTATACAACCGCAGCGAGGGGATCACCTTCGACTCTGACGAAACGATGCGCGCCTTCGTCGCCCAGCAGCGCGTGGCCGATCCGCTGCTGGGCCTCCAGACCAGCGGGCAGAACGCCAGCCAACTGCCGCACGACGCGGGCCGCGCGTTGCCGCTGATCGAACGCTTTCTCTATTTCGGCGAACGCGTCGCCGTCGTGCTCAACTTCGCTGAAACGATTTTACCGGCGGGCGAAATCAGCAGTCTCTCCGGCGAAGACCGCACCGCACTCGTTTCATTGCAACGTTGGTTGACCAGCGCGCGCCTTTTCGACACCGACAACATCGTCATCTTGATTGCCGAAGCCTTCACCGACGTGCATCCGCGCATACGCGAAAACTCCCGGCTGGCGCTGGTCAAAATCCCCTACCCCGACGAAACGCAACGGCTGGCTTATTTGAGCGAATTCCTCAAGAACTATCCGATCAGCAAAGTCGAGATGAAGCAGGAGCAACTGGCCGCGCTGACCTCAGGCTTAAATCTGGTGCACACGCGTTCGCTGCTCTGCGCGGCGCGCGAATCGGATGACGGGCTGACCTACGAGGACGTGCGCCTGAAGAAGAAAGAAATCATTGAAGCCGAATGCGCGGGCCTGATCGAATTCGTCACGCCGCGCCACGGCCTCGACAGCGTCGGCGGGCTGGATGGCGCAAAAAATTACCTGCGCGACATCGCCCAAACCATCAAGAGCGGCAACACCGACGAAGCGCCGATGGGCATTCTGATGTGCGGCCCGGTCGGCACCGGCAAGACGTTTCTCGCCGAATGCTTCGCCAAGGACTGCGGCCTGAACGCGGTCGAGTTCAAAAACTTCCGCGACAAATGGGTCGGCTCGACCGAAGCCAATCTGGAAAAGATTCTGAACCTGTTGCAAACCCTCGCGCCCATCGTCGTGCTGATTGACGAAGCCGACGCCGCGCTCGGCAACCGCGAAGGCGACGGCGATTCGGGCACCAGCAGCCGCGTCTTTTCCAAGATCGCGGCGGCCATGAGCAACACCGAAAATCGCGGACGCATTCTATGGATTCTGATGACCTCGCGCCCCGATCGTCTGCCGATTGACCTCAAACGTCAGGGCCGTTGCGAAGAGCATATCGCGCTCTTCTATCCCGAAACGCCCGCTGACCGCCAAGCCATCGCCGAAGCTATGACGCGCAAGCTCAAACTCAATCACACGATCACCGACTGGATGCCGATCACACAAAACGAACTGCACCTTTCCGGCGCCGACATCGAATCCATCCTGATCCGCGCCCGCCGCCTCGCCCGCCTGGCCGGACGCAAAGAGATCGCGCAAGACGATCTCGCCAACGCGGCCTTTGAATTCACCCCGGCGCGCGATGAACAAGCCATTGAATATCAGGAACTGGCTGCCGCCCGCGAGGCGACGTCACGTTCGATGCTGCCAGAACGTTTCAAGCAGATGACGAGCGCGGAGATGGGTGTGCGGATTGACGCCCTGCGGTTAATGCGGCAATAA
- a CDS encoding DEAD/DEAH box helicase family protein, translating to MPETPEQKARREIDTQLAAAGWLVQERDDLDLTAGRGIAVCEFPMKSGFGFADYLLYLDRKALGAIEAKAEGTLTGVEAQSAKYAAGLPDNLPAHRRPLPFLFESNGAVIQFTNGLDPLPRSRQIFNFPRPETLAEWIAQIAQLRARLKQLPPLEETGLWKAQIQAIRNLEESLADAYPRALIQMATGSGKTFTAANICYRLLKFANAKRILFLVDRGNLGKQTEDEFANFEPPDDPRKFPQLYTVQRLKTNSINPAAKVVITTIQRLYSMLKGEAEFDAGNEEGSGFDTAKVWQGKPPDVIYNAGIPPEFFDFVIVDECHSSIYELWSQVLLYFDSFLIGLTATPAGKTIGFFKQNLVMQYGHDEAVIDGVNVDFDVYRISTRVTAQGATIEAGETGVYVDKRHKLTRAERLELLNQDLTYTANQLDRDVVSESQLRTVIQHFRDGTLPACFPDRRDPATGRIEVPKTLIFAKDDSHADDIVRIAREVFAQGNEFCEKITYRTGFTRVTKQVPNEDGTESEVTEWVKTSSLTPDEILGNFRTSYFPRIAVTMDMIATGTDVKPIECVFFMRNVKSAGFFEQMKGRGVRVISVDKLREVTSKAKSKERFIIVDAVGVCEQDKSESCTLNRQPSASLKELLEYVGQGGLDPDALTTLAGRLARLQREFSAPQLAELRTLAGGKALPELAHDLLHAVSPDAQLEAAQQMPGVTDEPNQAQLQTAAEQLAQAAVTPFLKAAFRRRLLEIRTQNEQTLDRHTLDEVLYAGFDASAVEKAQTKVQDFRGWITEHRDELTALQILWSGTRPLRLSLKDLRQLKEALARPPLNATPTQLWRAFQAVESDRVRGLGGSQLADLVSLVRHALIPTLTLVPYADELRERYQAWLIEREAATAFTPEQREWLDRMAEHIANSLSIEPEDFEDGWFGQHGSLGKAHALFGDQLKPLLAELNERLVA from the coding sequence ATGCCAGAAACACCTGAACAGAAAGCTCGCCGAGAGATAGACACGCAACTGGCAGCCGCTGGCTGGCTCGTGCAAGAACGCGATGACCTCGACCTGACTGCCGGGCGCGGCATCGCGGTCTGTGAGTTTCCGATGAAGAGCGGTTTCGGCTTCGCCGATTACCTGCTTTATCTCGACCGCAAAGCCCTCGGCGCAATCGAAGCCAAAGCCGAAGGAACGCTGACCGGCGTCGAAGCGCAATCGGCCAAATACGCCGCTGGATTACCTGACAACCTACCGGCGCATCGTCGCCCACTACCCTTCCTGTTTGAATCAAACGGCGCGGTGATCCAGTTTACCAACGGGCTTGACCCGTTGCCGCGCAGCCGTCAAATCTTCAACTTCCCGCGTCCTGAAACGCTGGCGGAATGGATTGCGCAAATCGCGCAACTACGTGCTCGGCTCAAACAACTTCCCCCGCTGGAGGAAACCGGCCTTTGGAAAGCGCAGATTCAAGCGATTCGGAATTTGGAAGAGTCGCTGGCGGACGCCTATCCGCGCGCGTTGATTCAGATGGCGACCGGTTCGGGCAAGACCTTCACCGCCGCCAACATCTGTTACCGGCTGCTGAAATTTGCCAACGCCAAACGCATTCTGTTTCTGGTAGACCGTGGCAATCTGGGCAAACAGACCGAAGACGAGTTCGCCAACTTCGAGCCGCCCGATGACCCGCGCAAGTTCCCGCAGCTTTATACCGTCCAGCGGCTGAAAACGAACTCGATCAATCCGGCGGCCAAGGTTGTCATCACCACGATTCAGCGGCTTTACTCAATGCTGAAAGGCGAAGCCGAATTCGACGCGGGCAATGAGGAAGGCTCCGGCTTTGACACAGCGAAGGTTTGGCAGGGCAAGCCGCCCGACGTGATTTATAACGCGGGCATTCCGCCGGAGTTTTTCGACTTCGTCATTGTGGACGAATGCCACAGCTCCATTTACGAACTGTGGAGCCAGGTGCTGCTTTACTTCGACTCGTTCCTGATTGGATTGACCGCGACGCCTGCGGGCAAGACCATCGGCTTTTTCAAGCAGAATCTGGTGATGCAATACGGCCACGACGAGGCGGTCATTGACGGCGTGAATGTGGATTTCGATGTGTACCGCATCAGCACTCGCGTCACCGCACAAGGCGCGACCATCGAGGCGGGCGAGACCGGCGTGTATGTGGACAAGCGCCACAAGCTGACGCGCGCCGAGCGGCTGGAATTGCTCAATCAGGATTTGACTTACACCGCCAATCAACTCGACCGCGATGTCGTTTCTGAAAGCCAGCTTCGCACGGTCATTCAGCATTTCCGCGACGGCACTTTGCCCGCCTGCTTTCCTGACCGGCGCGACCCCGCCACAGGCCGCATCGAAGTGCCCAAGACGCTCATCTTTGCCAAAGACGATTCGCACGCCGATGACATCGTCCGCATCGCCCGCGAGGTCTTTGCCCAGGGCAATGAGTTTTGCGAGAAGATCACCTATCGCACCGGTTTCACACGCGTGACGAAACAAGTGCCGAACGAAGACGGCACCGAGTCGGAAGTCACCGAATGGGTCAAAACTTCCAGCCTGACGCCGGATGAGATTCTGGGCAACTTCCGCACCAGCTATTTCCCGCGCATCGCCGTCACAATGGATATGATCGCCACCGGCACCGACGTGAAGCCCATCGAATGCGTTTTCTTTATGCGCAACGTGAAGTCGGCGGGCTTCTTTGAGCAGATGAAAGGGCGCGGCGTGCGCGTCATCTCGGTGGACAAACTCCGCGAAGTGACCAGCAAGGCCAAGTCCAAAGAGCGTTTCATCATCGTGGATGCCGTCGGCGTGTGCGAACAGGACAAGTCCGAATCCTGCACGCTCAACCGCCAGCCGTCCGCTTCGTTGAAAGAGTTGCTGGAATACGTCGGGCAGGGCGGCCTCGATCCCGATGCGTTGACCACGCTGGCCGGACGGCTGGCGCGGTTGCAACGCGAGTTCAGCGCGCCACAACTGGCCGAGTTGCGCACATTGGCTGGCGGCAAAGCGTTGCCCGAACTCGCGCACGATCTGTTACACGCCGTTTCGCCTGACGCGCAGCTTGAAGCCGCGCAGCAAATGCCGGGCGTGACGGATGAGCCGAATCAAGCGCAGCTTCAGACCGCCGCCGAACAGTTGGCGCAAGCCGCCGTCACGCCCTTTCTGAAAGCCGCCTTCCGCCGCCGCCTGCTGGAAATCCGCACGCAGAACGAACAGACGCTGGATCGGCACACGCTCGACGAAGTGCTTTACGCCGGGTTTGACGCTTCAGCCGTCGAGAAGGCGCAGACCAAGGTGCAGGACTTCCGGGGCTGGATCACCGAGCACCGCGACGAACTGACGGCGCTGCAAATCTTGTGGAGCGGGACGCGCCCGCTCCGTCTGTCGCTCAAAGACCTGCGGCAGTTGAAAGAGGCGCTGGCGCGTCCGCCGCTCAACGCTACGCCGACACAGCTTTGGCGCGCGTTTCAAGCGGTCGAAAGCGACCGGGTGCGCGGCCTGGGCGGTTCGCAATTGGCCGATCTGGTCAGCCTGGTGCGTCACGCGCTGATTCCCACCTTGACGCTGGTGCCGTATGCCGACGAGTTGCGCGAGCGGTATCAGGCTTGGTTGATCGAACGCGAGGCCGCGACGGCGTTCACGCCCGAACAGCGCGAATGGCTCGACCGCATGGCCGAACACATCGCCAACAGTTTGAGCATCGAGCCGGAGGATTTCGAAGACGGCTGGTTCGGCCAGCACGGCAGTTTGGGCAAGGCGCATGCGTTGTTTGGCGACCAGCTCAAGCCGTTGTTGGCGGAGTTGAATGAAAGGCTGGTGGCATGA
- a CDS encoding restriction endonuclease subunit S produces the protein MSDTNGHILPPGWTCARIGDLIGNDGIFCDGDWVESKDQDPLGDVRLIQLADVGDGNYRDKSNRYLTSAKAAELRCTYIQPGDLLIARMPDPLGRVCIFPGDSKPSVTVVDVCIVRLASSINSRWLMHQLNTPQMRHFVAALQSGSTRKRISRVNFAKIQFPLPPLAEQERIASVADELFSDLDAAVAALERVQQKLAHYRAAVLKAAVEGALTAEWREQHPATEPASALLTRILAERRRRWEQEQLRKFAAAGKEPPKDWKAKYKEPVAPDTSKLPQLPEGWYWVTIDQLCFEIRNGYSLKPDAESGVPILRINSVRPLALHLEDIRFLSGCAEDYAEFLVQTGDLLFTRYNGTKSLVAVCAVVPEISDSIVHPDKLIRGRVCVEVANPHFISIAANVGASRNFLEGRIRTTAGQAGVSGGDIKETPVPLPPIEEQEAIVEIVEDQLSVIEHIAADVETKLKSAQALRQSILRHAFTGQLVPQDPRDEPAAALLKRIAAEREERARQAQAAKQTATKPKTERTKAPRKRAARNS, from the coding sequence ATGAGCGACACGAATGGACACATCCTGCCCCCAGGATGGACATGCGCCAGAATCGGCGATCTGATTGGCAATGATGGCATTTTTTGTGACGGTGATTGGGTTGAGTCGAAAGACCAAGATCCGTTGGGTGATGTCCGGTTGATTCAACTTGCAGATGTCGGTGATGGGAATTACCGAGACAAATCAAACCGATATTTAACCTCAGCGAAAGCGGCTGAACTACGTTGCACCTATATTCAGCCCGGTGACTTGCTGATTGCGCGGATGCCTGATCCGCTTGGTCGTGTTTGTATTTTCCCTGGCGATTCGAAGCCAAGCGTGACCGTTGTTGACGTGTGCATTGTTCGTCTCGCCAGTTCAATCAACTCACGTTGGCTTATGCACCAGTTGAATACCCCGCAGATGCGACATTTCGTTGCCGCGCTTCAGAGCGGTTCGACTCGCAAGCGTATCTCGCGCGTGAATTTCGCCAAAATTCAGTTTCCACTGCCGCCATTGGCTGAACAAGAACGCATTGCATCAGTAGCAGACGAACTCTTTTCCGACCTTGATGCCGCCGTCGCCGCGTTGGAGCGGGTGCAACAGAAGCTGGCGCATTACCGGGCGGCGGTGCTGAAAGCGGCGGTGGAAGGCGCGTTGACTGCCGAATGGCGCGAGCAGCATCCAGCTACCGAACCTGCCTCGGCCCTGCTCACCCGCATCCTCGCCGAACGCCGCCGCCGCTGGGAGCAAGAGCAACTTCGCAAATTCGCCGCCGCTGGCAAAGAGCCGCCCAAAGACTGGAAGGCGAAATACAAAGAACCAGTCGCGCCGGATACGAGCAAACTGCCGCAGTTGCCGGAGGGCTGGTACTGGGTGACGATTGACCAACTCTGTTTCGAGATTCGCAACGGCTACTCACTAAAGCCCGATGCGGAAAGCGGAGTTCCAATTCTTCGCATTAACTCAGTCCGTCCGCTTGCTCTTCACCTAGAAGACATCCGCTTTTTGTCAGGGTGTGCTGAAGATTACGCGGAGTTCCTCGTGCAAACAGGTGATTTGTTGTTTACCCGTTACAACGGCACGAAGTCGCTCGTCGCTGTGTGTGCGGTAGTGCCGGAGATTAGCGATAGCATTGTTCATCCCGACAAACTAATTCGTGGAAGGGTCTGCGTTGAAGTTGCCAATCCTCATTTCATTTCAATCGCAGCGAACGTAGGTGCATCACGAAACTTTCTTGAAGGTCGTATCCGCACAACCGCTGGTCAAGCCGGGGTCTCAGGAGGCGACATTAAGGAAACTCCTGTTCCGTTGCCGCCTATTGAGGAGCAAGAAGCAATTGTCGAAATCGTCGAAGACCAACTCTCCGTCATCGAACACATCGCCGCCGACGTGGAAACCAAGCTAAAAAGCGCGCAGGCGTTGCGCCAATCCATTCTGCGCCACGCCTTCACGGGGCAGCTTGTGCCGCAAGACCCGCGCGACGAACCGGCTGCGGCATTGCTGAAACGCATTGCCGCCGAACGCGAAGAGCGCGCCCGCCAGGCACAGGCCGCCAAACAAACGGCGACCAAACCGAAGACGGAGCGAACGAAAGCTCCGCGCAAACGCGCCGCCCGGAATTCATAA
- a CDS encoding SAM-dependent DNA methyltransferase — protein sequence MDQSQIGKRAWSYAGVLQDAGLSCFEYVEQLTLLLFLKMADQLTEAPHHKSTIIPSELGWKVLLSLDGSKLEDKYREILEKLAFKGGMLGVIFKSARCEIHNPALLKQLIVNLIDRVDWLSLPVDVKGTIYEELLQRSAAESSRGAGQYFTPRAVIQTICEVMQPTPDDRICDPAAGTGGFLFSAYNYVLERFGKELNRDELRALKEEMVEAMELSPKVGRMCAMNLYLHGIGGDRVVVHAGHDSLAAPWSREYTMILANPPFGKKQSLLFVNEEGDTEKDDQVIFREDFWTSTSNKQLNFVQHIFTLLKINGRGAVVVPDNMLFEGGAGEKVRRNLLQKCRVHTLLRLPTGIWYSPGVKANVIFFDKKEGRPEPWTDKLWVHDLRTNMHFTLKQSPIQRKDFDEFVDCYKPGRQHERQATYEQAQNPDGRWRCYDYEELLKRDKLSLDLFWIKDRSLTDTDALPAPGILATEIADDLETALEQFTKIAAKLRRPG from the coding sequence ATGGATCAATCACAAATTGGCAAACGGGCCTGGAGCTACGCTGGCGTCTTGCAAGACGCGGGCTTGAGCTGTTTCGAGTACGTCGAACAACTGACGCTGCTGCTCTTCCTGAAGATGGCTGACCAGCTTACCGAAGCGCCGCACCACAAATCCACTATCATCCCGTCAGAGTTGGGCTGGAAGGTGTTGCTGTCACTGGATGGGAGCAAACTCGAAGACAAATACCGCGAGATACTGGAAAAGCTGGCCTTCAAAGGCGGGATGCTCGGCGTGATTTTCAAAAGCGCCCGCTGCGAAATTCACAACCCGGCGCTGCTGAAACAACTGATCGTCAACCTGATTGACCGCGTGGACTGGCTGAGCCTGCCGGTGGACGTGAAGGGCACGATTTACGAAGAATTGCTGCAACGTTCGGCGGCGGAATCTTCGCGCGGCGCGGGCCAATACTTCACGCCGCGCGCCGTCATCCAAACGATTTGCGAAGTGATGCAACCGACGCCCGACGACCGCATCTGCGACCCGGCGGCGGGCACAGGTGGCTTTCTGTTTTCCGCCTACAACTACGTGCTGGAAAGATTTGGAAAGGAACTCAACCGTGACGAATTGCGCGCGCTAAAAGAAGAGATGGTCGAAGCGATGGAGCTTTCGCCCAAAGTGGGCCGCATGTGCGCGATGAATCTGTACCTGCACGGCATCGGCGGCGACCGGGTCGTCGTGCACGCCGGACACGACAGCCTGGCCGCACCGTGGAGCCGCGAATACACGATGATCCTGGCTAATCCGCCCTTCGGCAAAAAACAGAGCCTGCTGTTCGTCAACGAAGAGGGCGACACCGAAAAAGACGATCAAGTCATCTTCCGCGAAGACTTCTGGACTTCGACCAGCAACAAGCAACTCAACTTCGTGCAGCACATCTTCACGCTGCTAAAAATCAACGGGCGTGGCGCGGTGGTCGTGCCTGACAACATGCTGTTCGAGGGCGGCGCGGGCGAAAAGGTGCGGCGCAACCTGCTGCAAAAATGCCGCGTGCATACACTGCTGCGCCTGCCGACCGGCATCTGGTATTCGCCCGGCGTGAAGGCCAACGTGATCTTCTTTGATAAAAAGGAAGGCCGCCCGGAGCCGTGGACGGACAAGCTGTGGGTTCATGACTTGCGCACGAACATGCATTTCACGCTGAAGCAGTCGCCCATTCAGCGGAAGGATTTCGATGAGTTTGTGGACTGCTACAAACCAGGCAGGCAACACGAACGGCAAGCAACTTACGAGCAGGCGCAAAACCCGGATGGCCGCTGGCGTTGTTACGATTACGAAGAACTGCTCAAACGAGATAAACTCAGCCTTGATCTGTTTTGGATCAAAGACCGCAGCCTGACTGACACTGACGCGCTGCCCGCGCCCGGCATTTTGGCGACCGAGATAGCAGATGATCTGGAAACGGCCTTGGAACAGTTCACCAAGATTGCGGCGAAATTGCGGCGTCCCGGCTAA
- a CDS encoding creatininase family protein codes for MRFTTKLSRLRIPRRAFLNGLSAFPLLGLAASPVVVQSQPVATQEPNRHFAEVIGYKIEEHIRNAQFAILPLGSVEYHGPSGPASTDTVLAKGLADRLAPKFKATIFPCIEFTHNPAHTAAFRGSVSVRPEVLTMYFEDVLRGIYQNGCKKIFVLNGHSGNIAPMRAAISQVAGELKGSDILLANWWETLSIPLVESLNVFSPGSNGGRGHGGPLEMSSAAVFASNNVEAGRAPDLPPTPRPEDGTPYYHEKAATEDWPGYSGKLSEISRARGEKLVEAATKRLEALIEHWLKNEKKAGNW; via the coding sequence ATGCGTTTTACAACAAAACTGTCCCGGTTGCGCATCCCGCGCCGAGCTTTCCTGAACGGGCTTTCCGCCTTTCCACTGCTGGGCCTTGCGGCAAGTCCCGTGGTAGTGCAGTCGCAACCTGTTGCGACTCAGGAACCCAACCGCCACTTCGCCGAAGTCATCGGTTACAAAATCGAAGAGCACATCCGCAACGCACAGTTCGCCATCCTCCCGCTCGGGAGCGTCGAATATCACGGCCCCAGCGGCCCGGCTTCGACTGACACGGTGCTGGCCAAAGGTCTTGCCGACCGGCTGGCGCCGAAATTCAAGGCGACAATTTTCCCGTGCATCGAGTTCACGCATAACCCGGCGCACACAGCGGCGTTTCGCGGCAGCGTGTCGGTGCGGCCTGAAGTGTTGACGATGTATTTCGAAGACGTGCTGCGCGGCATTTATCAAAACGGCTGCAAGAAAATCTTCGTGCTCAACGGGCACAGCGGCAACATCGCGCCGATGCGCGCGGCCATCTCACAGGTCGCGGGCGAGTTGAAAGGCTCCGACATTTTGCTGGCGAATTGGTGGGAGACGCTTTCGATTCCGCTGGTCGAAAGCTTGAACGTCTTTTCGCCGGGCAGCAATGGCGGGCGCGGGCACGGCGGGCCGTTGGAGATGTCATCCGCCGCTGTCTTTGCATCCAACAACGTCGAGGCTGGACGCGCGCCGGATTTGCCGCCGACGCCGCGGCCAGAGGACGGTACGCCGTATTACCACGAGAAGGCCGCGACCGAAGATTGGCCGGGCTATTCGGGCAAGCTCAGCGAAATCTCGCGGGCGCGCGGCGAAAAGCTGGTGGAGGCGGCCACCAAACGGCTGGAAGCGCTGATTGAACACTGGTTGAAAAATGAAAAGAAGGCTGGCAATTGGTAG